The window TCTTCTTATTAATCAAGAGCAAGGTTTAGAAAGCCCCATTGAGGTAGATAGATTTTTCATCGAGGAAAACTTAGATTAAAAAAGGTTTGAAGTTGCCTAAGATTGGGTCCGAAAATCAGTTGGCTGATATTCTTACTAAAGCATTGTCAAGCCAAATATTCTCAAAATGCCTTAGCAAGTTGGGCATGGATGATATCTATGAACCAACTGAGGAGGAGTGTTGAGATTTTCGGAAATATTCTCTGAGATCTTCTCTCCCTAAATATTGTTTCACACAAGGGAATGTCAATAATATTAATATACTCTCTAATTTTCAAGTCTGTTCACTGTAGCAAAGTTCTCTCTGCTTGACCCTGAAAAGCTGAGGATTTGTTTCTTGTGTTTTTTAATATTTCTGGCTTTCCGTCTCTCAAATTTGTTCTAAAAGTATGTCAGAACAAATATGCGTATATCAAACGTAACAAAGGGGAACCAATACATGGACTTTTTCCCCCTCTGCCTTTATTTACAATCCTGCTTCTTTCATAAGCCTCTGTATGACATTTCAGTGATACTTTACCCCTCCATCTTTATGAGTTTGAACAGACACCAACATTACTTGTGCTTCATTATCATACTTCACTGGCAACTGTTCCCAATATTAGCACTAATCAAGCTGCTCTTCTCGCCTTGAAATGTCACATTTCTTTTCATCCTAACaatatcttagcaagaaattggTCTTCTAATTCCAGCCCAGTTTGCAGCTGGATTGGCATTGGCTCTCGCCACCATCGAGTGATAGCTTTAAATATTTTCTAGCATGAAACTTCAAGGTACCATTCCTCCACACATTGGAAACCTCTCATTTCTTGCTTCCCTCAACATCCGCAACGACACTTTTGGTGGAGATTTACCAAAAGAGATGGCTCATTTACAGAGGTTGAAAGTGATTGATGTCACAAGCAATAACTTCATTGGTGCCATCCCATCACTTCTAAATTTCTATTGCCTACGTAACCAATAAGAATTACATGGGGAACCAATACCATGCTTTCTTAATGGTGATTTGGTATCAATCTTTTCCTAATTAAGTCTGCCTGCTAAATTTTTGCTTACGAATGCTTTAAAATATTGTTTTGCATTTCTGCACagaatttttccatttttgggcaACATTCTGTATTTTCGCATAGTGTTTTGCATTTCTGGACAgtgtttctgcatttctgcacaGTTTTGTGTCGTGtgctttatttttgttgttaagaTAATAGCTAGAGCTTTACATATTTGTGTGAGAAGAAATTTTGAAATTAGTGACAAGCAAGAGCATGTGCTGCAAGCATGTAATATAAGTACTGATTCTTTTTTGGTTATGGGAATATCTTGGCCAGTATGATGACCATAAAAATatccaatttcttttcttttctcttgtcATTTTCAGAtctactaaaaataaaaatcatacaAATCTACTACAATTGGTATAGCTCTCCCACATTGGATGGGGATGGGGCCattggtctccttatatggtcttgggcTCCTCACCTCTCGAGCTAACTTTTAAgattgagttaggcccaaggttCTTTCTTTGTGATAGTATCGGAGTCAAGCCCATCCCAATTCATTGTTTGCCAATGCCAATGTTGGGCCCCACACTAGATGTCCAGTCCTGGGCATTGCCGCCAGTCTCACATCGGATGGGGATAGGGCCATTGatctccttatatggtcttgggcaaTTCTCACCTCtcgagctagcttttggggttgagttatcAACCAAATTGGTGAATTTCTTGCCTGATATTGTGACAATGTATTGTAAATGTCCAACTGCTGTTAGTCTTAAGCTTTGTCAGATGCTTATGGACCAACAACTTTAACTATGATGGTTGTTGAAGAAATATGAGAAACTCTACTTAGGTTTTTACTTTCTATTAACCTCCAAATATATTTCTAGAATGCTGTTAGCATTCATGTTCTCACACATTGCAAAATCGATCAACTGCTAGATAGTATTTTCCTAATATGTTTTTTTAACTTCTGTGTCTGTATCAGCTATCTTATAGACTACTATCATCTCTAAGAGAAATTCCCTCTGCACTTAGAGCTCAGCATTATGCTTTATTTGATTTGTCAATTTTTAACACATTGACAGATATAATGAGAGAATTTGTGAATATTTTATAAACCAAAATAGCTGGTAAGAGTACCACAATTGTTCAAGCCATGCTTAGACAAGGTTTCACTCATGCATGAATGAGGCAAGATTTGCTTCTTCTGTGTATACCCCATGATTTACCATTGCTAGTTACTCTTATTCATTTAAACTTCTGCTTGTTATGAATGTGATTTAGAGTTAATGGAAAAGTCAAAATATTGTTGATTGATGattctttgttcttgtttttttctttttccaatagCAAGGATCAGGttcttcaaaatgagaattgaaGTCGACCAAGGATAAGATGGTGTTTGAAGACAGAGGAGAAGATCCCTATTTTTCTACTTAGACGCTGAAAATGTCTAACAGATACATGTCTATAAATGCTTGTGAACTGTACTAACAAATCATTTCGCAAATTTTACCCGCCATAGCTAAATCTAAGATCTATTTGTGGATGATAACTACCTTATAATTTAATTACTTTTCATAACTACAAAGACTTTTCAATTTACCCATCATAGCCATGCCAAATACATAGAGTAATTTCAGTGTATCAATCTTTTCCCTCAATCCTCTCTCTCTTCTCCCTCGACTCTCTCCTTTTTCCCTCTCTCTTCGTCCTCGGCAAGGTCTCCGTCTAACCCCGTCGCTGCCAGTCATCTTCTCCGTCAGAGCTCTATTGGAGCCCAACTAAACACGCTACTAGAAAAATGCTATTTTTCGACTACGGATTCCGAGTACAAAATAGTAGTCGTAATTTTGCGACAATAATcgtctctttctttctctttctctttctctctccctctctctattCCCTTCTCTCATCTCCACCGTCAGATCCAGATCTAAAAATCAAGAAGTCGCGATGGGTCCATTACGAGCGGCTAAAACAATGGAGGAGGAAGATCGGAGGCGTCACCAGATCTGGATCTAACAGAGATGCCGAAATATGTAGCTTCTTCCCTTTCTTTGTATCTCACATATGTGTGTGTTCGTTTGACCGAATTTGGTAAATACAACGTGATAGTGTATTCTTAGCTTGGTCGGATTTTTTGTCGTCTCCATTTTTAAGTTTAAAACAATGTATACAGCTTTTTGCTTGGCCGGAAGACGCCATCTCCGGGgaactttcttttcttctttgttattGCATTGTATTATGTACAAATACACTTAAATTTGAgtgtgttatgtatttttcaatgcaaatacaatatatattttttctatttttacatGTACTTGTGTATTTCGAAGGTTATTTTTTGTGGCAGATACctgtattttttaaatttttgttgctTGAATGCAACCGAATTAAATACAGTGAATTGAACACAATGTAAAAGTAGCTACGAATGAATACAGTAAAATTGAATACAACCGAATATcactgtatttttaaatttttgttatttgaaTACAATCGAATTGAatacaatataaaatatatatgaacGAATACATCCGAACTGAATACAATGTATACAACCAAATAGAATACAACAACATACATCCTATGGCAAGCAATTAGTAGCCACATAATGTAATTAACTAAATTATGGCTACGCCCGACAATAAACCTTCAAACAATAGTTATTTCTGAAAAATCTCCAATCATTTCCTCCATGATgggcttctttttcttttaattagttttattttctttttgaaattttaaattttgaatgaAATAATTTTTTCATTTGGCCCACGAGTCAGCCCAGTCCAACCTCGGTCAAGCATCAAAGACCGCCGAGCTGACTTGCCGAGCTTATAAACCTCAATTTTAAAAGGGCTCAAAAAATCTTAGCCCAAGCCAATCTAAATAAAGAGTTAAGCTGAACTGACCCAACGGGTCAAGTCCATGTTGACGGCTCTACTTTCTTCTACCTTGAAAACTTTGAAATTCTCCTATATGATGTTCTTCGCCCATCACTTTAAGAAGATGTCTAttgttttgcttctttgtttatGATATAAGCATTGATAATTGATCATTACTTCgtaattttatagtttttttttggATCAAGAAGACTAAACACCGTAAAGAAACGCATTACTGTTTGCCAATATATGTAAATAACTCTCCCTATATGATGTAAAGAATATAACACTTAcatcttgtttggatggttgttacctatcgttttataatgtattgtattgtattttactatattgtattgtattatatcgTTTTATGAATACAGTATTTGGATAGATcgtattgtttgttgttgttaaataatattttcctATTTGGTTTGATTGTATCGTACTGTATTGTAACTGataaatttactaaaatattcttaattgttaaatattaaatttatcaagaattacgcataaaaataatttaagaagaCATATTTCTACTAATTTATCACCAAATATGTCTTTAACTATCATTACAAAAAGAATAAAGAACTATGATAAAGAAAGGAACGAGAATTGGCAGAACAAAGGAACAAAGAATTGGAGTTAAAGTAATTAGAATTGGAGTTAAAATCACATtaggagaaaaaagaagaagaagaaggcaaAACCTATACGTTCTATGTTGGAGTTGGAGCGGCAGAGGTTCTGGCAAAAAATAGACTAAGACAAAGTAGGTTATAGgttggagatttggagttaaaataataaaaaaagttaAAGGGTTAAATAGAATTATAGAGTAATAAGATAGGGtataattggaaagaaaaataggaaacaatcccTGATGAAATTCGAATACAAACATAGAGCCTACGCATCGGAATATTAATAGGAACGTGCCTTCAACCATTATTATTCAAGCGTTGTAGGGAATCGCCTTTAAATCCTTTAGCAGAAAACCTAGAGAGTCTTCTAGTTGTGCCTATCATAGAATGCCAGACTGATGGAGTCACATGCGTATTTACAGGTAGGCTAGGGACTCTAAGGCAAATACTTTAGTCCTAGGGACTTCTctataaattatattttccctAGGGACTCCTAATAAAAAATGTTTCtttccataaaataaaaaaaataccatATATGCATAACTATAGAATATTATCTAATATATTATTTCCTTTGGGAGacaaggtaaataatttattacctTATATGTGGACCACATTAGAAGTCTCTAGAAGAGACAGTAAATTTCTAACATCCTCCCACTTGGCTTacatattaaaatcatataatccTTTATGAGAGATAAATATATAATATGGCCATAGACTTCATCACTCAACTAAAAGTTATGCAACAATCACTTTAGCTAGAACATATCATTACATGAATCATGGCGGTCATGCTCTTAAACAAACAATTCCTTCCATGTATTACAATGTACAATATGTTCTAACAAAGTGTCAACAACTTTATGAATGAACTTAATATAAGTCATTTAGAGTCCAACTTTATTGTCCAATGATCACAAAATAATACATGAAAAACCAAAGTGTGCACTGTCATGTATATCAAATAAACATAATGTCTAGACAAACTGTTAGAGAATAAAGCAAGGCTAAATTGAGCTACTAAGACCCATATGGGTTACATGATCCTTGAAAATATTAGCCGGCAGACCTTTAGTCAAAGGATCAGCAATCATCAGAGTAGTACTAACATGCTCAAAACTCACGTCTTGCTTTTTCACAGTCTCTAACCATGAAGTACTTTATGTCGATGTGCTTGCTCCGGCTGCCACTTTTATTATTCTTAGAAAAGAACTTTGCAGCTGAATTATCACATAAGATTCTCCATGGCCTTGAAATGGAATCAACAATCCTAAGGCCGGAAATAAAGTTTTTCAAATATAATGCCTGTGATGTAGCTTCATAGCATGCTATAAATTTAGCTTCCATTATGGATGTTGCAACAATGGTCTGCTTGACACTTTTCCAAGACACATCACATCCAGCAAGAAGTAAAATATATCCTGAAGTAGATTTACCAGTGTCTTTGCATCCACCCAAATCAGAGTCTGAATATCCAATCACCTCCAATGAGTCAGAGTATTTGTATATGAGCTTAAAATCCTTGGTTCCTTGCAAATATCTCAAAACCCTTTTACCAGCTTTCCAATGGTCAAGACTAGGGTTACTTTGATATCTGCCAAGTATTCCTACAGTAAAAGCAATATAAGGTCTAGTACAGACCTGTGCATACATAAGGCTCCCAACAAGCGAAGCATAGGGAATGTCTTTCATTTGCTCCTTTTCCAACACATTTTGTGGATATTGATTCAAAGAGAATTTGTCACCTTTAATTATGGGTGCTGTTATAGGCTAACAATTTTTCCTCCCGAATCTTTTCAGAATTCTTTCAATGTAAGCCTTTTGAGACAGTCCAAGTAATCTTTGGGATCTGTCTCTGTGAATCTCTATGCCAATGACATAAGAGGCTTCACCCATATCCTTCATCTCAAAAATCTGGATAAGGAACGGTTTAGTCTCGTGCAACAATCCCAAGTCACTACTTGCAAGCaaaatatcatccacatatacgactagaaaaatatattttctcccaCTTATCTTAAGGTATATACACCGATCAATGATGTTCTCCGTAAATCCAAATGAAGAAACAACATTATGAAATTTAATATACCATTGGCGGGAAGCCTGCTTTAGCCCATAAATGGATTTATTCAACTTGCAAATAAGGTGACTTTTGTCCTTATCACAAAATGCTTCAGGCTGACGCATGTATACCTCATCTTCAAGATCACCATTCAGGAAagttgttttcacatccatttgatgtaactCTAAATCAAAATGAGCTACTAATGCCATGATTATTCTCAATGAATCCTTCTTTGATACTGGAGAGAAGGTTTTATGGTAATCGATGCCTTTCCTTTGCTCCTAAAATGTCTACTTGAATTAACACTTAGAACTTGTTGTCAATCTTTAATGGTCAACTATCATGAAATCACTATTCTCGTAGTTCATCCTGCATGTAACTAGAAAGAGGTTTGGACATAGTACCTAACTCTTTATATTTTTGCCGAATGAAATAAACAGGTTGAAATCAGCCTAAACCCCATCATCATATGGTGGATttgattaaaaagaaaaagaaaaagaaagggaacTAGATACATTCCTTACCCTACAAACATATATGCAAAATGTCTAGCCTAAAGCAAGACTTAAATCTAAAGAAAAATCTATTGCCAATAGAgattgcaatatattgcaaatatATCGTTAATATGTTAACTAATGATAAAAAAATTTGCTCGAATATTATTGAGGATAACATGTTGGTTATGTGGAGGACGACTTAGCAAaatatgaaagaaacatgcaagtTTTTGAGAACTTAAGAATCTACCATTTTTCAACTACTTTTGTATTATCTTATTTGAAAAATTTATTATTCATATACTATGCATTCTAGACAAATCAAGTTATATAATAGACTTTAGTAGCATTAATAATAGTATAtcatttctattaaaaaaaagaaaaaaagaaaaaagaggaaatatAGTGCTTGAAAATGAATGCAAAATTGGAAGTTACAAAGTTTGCCCACCCAATTGCTTAAACTAAAAAATCCATTGGAGGTATAATATATGTGTATACTTGTGTATAACCAATGTACAATTtatatatatggctagaaaaagtaaacaatgaatatggtcggctatttatgtaaagatcccTTTCTTTTTCCTACTGGCCCAAGTTTCTTTTCATCGTAGTGTAGTCCAGAAGCAGCCCATTTCGTAAAATAGTCCATTTTCTGGTTCTATTCCAAGTTTCCAACCAAACCAGCTAGTCCCACACCGACCAAACGCTAAAAGTCTTTGCAATTCATATAGCGGAAGCAGAATAAGTGAGTTTGTCCCTTCGGGGACATCCGATAAAATTGGAACGATACAGAGAAGATTAGCATGGCCCCTGCGCAAGGATGACACGCACAAATCGAGAAATGGTCCAAATTTTTTTCTCCAAACAATCCGCCATTTTTTATCTCCTTTGCGACCTAGGTTAAAACCTTCAATCTGAGGTCAGTTGCTTTCTTTTTTACTTATTTATTATTGTCCTTCTTATCTCCATAGCTTCTTTTTGCGACCTAGGTTTTTGTTGGAATCTTCTtgctttcttatttatttatttatttatttgtacaTCTTTGTTTATGTAAATGTTAAAAAACCTTCTTGCTTTGTTGGTTAAATGGCTATGGAGATTCGGGGTGGAGGAACAAGCGTTTTGGAGAGGGGTAATAGTAGACAAATATGGGGTGCTGGACGGGGCGGGGGCGGGGGCGGGGGCGGGGGGTGGGCAGAAGTAAGGACGTCAATTTGCTTTATGGGTGTGCGTTATGGAGGAATATTATGAAGTGATGGGTAGAATTTAGTGGCAATGTATCATTCGGGGTGGGGATAACATGTCGAAAGATGAATTCCCGAGCATTTACACCGTATCATGCCAAAGGGAGCTGACAGTTCAACAAATTAGGGTGATGCAAGGTGGAGAGATTTTCTGCGATTTGAGTTTTAGGAGGAATTTCCATGATTGGGAGGTGACTGAGTTTCAAAGATTGTTAGGGTTGCTTCACATCAATTGTAACAGATGGCCACGATGCATTGAGGTGGGGTTTGGGGAGTAACAGAGTTTTTTTTTTAGTTAAGTCTTTCTATGAAAAGCTATTGGTTAGGGAGGAGGATGCCTTAGGAAGGTGTGCTTCTTCACTTGGTTAGCTGCTAGAGGGGCGATCTTGACGGCCTAGAATCTTAGAAAGCAGAAGGTTGTTTGCCTTAGTTGATGGTTTATGTGTAAGGAGGCGAGTGATATATTGAGGTCTACCTTCGAGATTATGGTCGgatatattttgttggtttggtaTCTCATGGGTGATGTCGAGAACCGTAAAGGAATTAATGTTTAGCTGGAAGAGCGGGAGAAGGAGGAGAAGGCGCCGAGCTTGGATTGTTGCTCCATTAGCACTCTAGAAGTCATATGGGTGATTTGGAGAGAAAGAAACGGAAGAGCTTTTGAAGAGGTAGAGAGAGTTTCACTCAGTTGAGGAGTAGCCTCCGAtcccttattttcttttgttacacCCATGAAGTTCCTTGTTGTATAGAAGATTAGGTTACTTTCGTAGAGAAATCATGTATTGTGTTGGttttctactttttggtatacttcttgtatTCAACCGCTTTTGTTTTTGGCCCTCTTATTAATGAAAAAGTTTATTTACttgatccaaaaaaaaaaaaattactaagcTTGAATGGTTGATGGTACCAAATTGCCTCTAGCCAGAAAACTGAGTAAGTTGCTGTAATGGACAAGGAAAGCTCAGCATTCTCTCTTGAACAGGACAAAGCTGAAGGTCTCATTAACTCCACATATACTTCACGAATAATTTTGTTTTGTCTTTTGTTGAGATAAACCCTTAATTACACAAAAATTTATGTTGACTCTCTACCGGATCAATAAGGACATCAATATGCCTGATTCTTCTTGATCAAACTATTATAGACTAAGAAGCTGATCCAAAATTGACACTCCGAATGCCAAATATTCCTCTTCAATTAAGTTGTTTTGCATCTACGTGATTTAAGGTTGCTGGCTGGAAACTTTGCCCTCTCTTTTGAGAATTGTCATCATGTGTATCTTCCTTAACATGGAACACATCGCTCTTACAGCTGCAAAACCTTTATCCGGTAATTGGGAAATTTTACCTGGtaaaaaaaatacagaaatattAAGAAATAAAGGAAGACTTTGCAAGAATTCGCAAGTCGGATGACCATttgagaaattcaaaaatttagGGGGCAGCATGGCATGTCCCCGTTATGCTTAATTTCCACGATTTAACTTCTATTCGTTCCCCTCGCTCTCTCCTCCCTATTCTGTCTTTTCAAAGCAAATACACCCTGCATATGGTGTTGTGATTTTTGTACTTTCTTGAAATACTTTCAGATCTCACACCATTGGCAAAAGAAAATGTGGGAAGAAAAGTAAACCTTGTTTACCATCCTGGTGGTGCAGCAAAGTTTGACTCCCTTTGCTCGAACCTGCATAAATGAGATATCCACCAAAGTTTTCTTGGAGGTTTTCCAGGTGATTAATTGAACTCACATTACTGTTTGTTTTGGAGTTGATTGGGAGTATCACGAATAGAGCAAGGAGCCTTTGGGTGTACTTGGCTTTTGTGATCAGGTCCTGTATTTATTCCACTATTTTGGTCGCTTTGAACAGGCTGTATCTCTAGCTGTGGTCCTGTTCTTTTGTTGAGCACATAAAACCTTGAACTTTTTCCATTGCTTTTGTTAATGGATAAGACAATCAAATCCAACAGGCTTCAGTCTTGTCTTTTACTTTGTTAAATGATATTCCCTTTGCCCTCACTGTCGCCTTTTTCATCATTGTCACATTTCCTTCCCCACGTCATGGTCTAAAGAAGCCTATCCCTAACGAAGTTAAGCTTTAGGTATAGTGGTCTGCAAAGTTGTTTCCATTCCCAAACTTAAGTGATGGTATGTATAAGGTGACCTTGGTTTGGTTTTTTCATAACTTTAAGGGGTTGCAGGCTCtagattctaggtttttggctgtATCTTAACTTTTCATTTAGTTCATCTAATGTCGCTTCCTTTAGAGGCCTCTATTTAGGTTAATGCACGAGCCACTGTTGATGGTGGTTTATGATCCATAACAACTATGATTGCATGTTTTAAACTAATGCAGACCAAGTGAGAGTGCGGGGCATTACGTTACCTACAGATATGTTGTCTGGGCTGGTCTATAAGATCTTTTGCCATCTCAAATGGAGTAAAGTAGATAGAAATTATGTTTACCATGATGGTATAATCCTAGAATTAGTCTTTAGTTGTCAAGTAACGAGTGTCGTTGTGATGAACTATCGGATCAACAGTACTGTGAGGTCCAGAATGTATTTATAAGTTTGCGTAATATTCTCCTGGAATTCATGTAACATGCTCTTGATTATGTAATAAGTTCTCTTGGTTCGGCATGGATGTTCAAAATTCTCTTTTTATTAAGAAAAAGGAAGATTCTTTAATTTACTTATTTACTTTGTAACCTCTTTGGTTCATTAACTACAAAAGTATTAGAAG is drawn from Nicotiana tabacum cultivar K326 chromosome 9, ASM71507v2, whole genome shotgun sequence and contains these coding sequences:
- the LOC142163801 gene encoding secreted RxLR effector protein 161-like is translated as MKDIPYASLVGSLMYAQVCTRPYIAFTVGILGRYQSNPSLDHWKAGKRVLRYLQGTKDFKLIYKYSDSLEVIGYSDSDLGGCKDTGKSTSGYILLLAGCDVSWKSVKQTIVATSIMEAKFIACYEATSQALYLKNFISGLRIVDSISRPWRILCDNSAAKFFSKNNKSGSRSKHIDIKYFMVRDCEKARREF